The DNA region CTCTCGGAGCTGTCGCGCCACGAGCGAGTGCACACCGGGGAGAAGCCCTACAAATGCAGCCTGTGCGACAAGAGCTTCAGCCAGTCCTCACACCTGGTGCACCACAAGCGCACCCACAGTGCTGAACGGCCCTACAAGTGCACCGTGTGCGAGAAGGCCTTTAAGCACCGCTCCCACTTGGTGCGCCACATGTATGCCCACTCAGGCGAGGCCCACCTCTTCCGCTGCAATGTCTGCGAGTTGCACTTCAAGGAGTCCTCGGAGCTGCTGCAGCACCCCTGCACGCCCAGCGGCGAGCGGCCCTTCCGCTGTGCGGCTTGCCACAAGGCCTTCCGGCGGCCCTCGGACCTCCGGCAGCACGAGCGCACTCACAGCACAGAGCGCCCCTTTCAGTGCGATCTTTGCCAGATGAGCTTCAAGCAACAGTATGCGCTCATGCGTCACCGCCGCACTCACAAGGCTGTGGCCCCTGCCTCGTCTTCGGAGCAGGAGGCTGCTCCGCTGCCTTTCAAGTGCTCCCTGTGCGAGAAAGGCTTTGTGCAGCCAGCCCATCTCCTTTACCACCAACACGTCCACGGCATTGAGAATCTCTTCAAGTGCAACGCCTGCCAGAAGGGCTTCAGCCAGTCCTCCGAGCTGCTGCGCCACCGCTGCGTACAGAGTGCCGAGCGGCCTTTCAAATGCACGGCCTGCAGCAAGGCCTACAAGCGCGCCTCCGCCTTGCAGAAACACCAGCTGGCTTCACACTGTGCCGAGAAGCCCCTCCGCTGCACCCTGTGCGAACGgcgcttcttctcctcctccgagtTTGTTCAGCACCGCTGTGACCCTGCCCGCGAACGGCCCCTGAAGTGCCCAGACTGCCAGAAGCGCTTCAAATATGCCTCCGACCTGCAGCGCCACCGGCGTGTCCACACGGGAGAAAAGCCGTACAAGTGCCCCTCCTGCGAGAAGGCCTTCAAGCAGCGAGAGCACTTGAACAAGCACCACGGGGTCCACACCCGAGAGCAGCACTATAAGTGCATGTGGTGCGGCGAGCGCTTCCTGGACCTGGGCCTGCTGCAGGAGCACAGCGCGCAGCATACCTCCACAGAAGGCACTTACACGGTGGCTCCCTGCCTGCCCTGAGCAGGTCCTCTGCCAAGCACAGCCCCCGGGCCCTTCTAGAGCTGGTCCCGGCCTGCCCAGAGAAAGCCCGTCCATGGGCAAACCTGACAGAGCAAAGTAAGCCACAGGAGCGAAGGGGCCGTGTGTGGCTTTGGAAAGACTGGCTCTCGAAGCCTGCCGGGCTCTGGCATCCCCCAGCCATGACTCCGCTGTTTGTGAACGATGGAGCAGGACTCTGAGAGCGGCTGAGAAGGGGCCGAGAAGAAGGGCTCAGGAGGCAGGCAAGCCAGGCTCTAAGGCCTCCTCTTACTCATTGCCATGGTTTCTCCATGCAGAGGCTGCAGACGGCAGCCCTGGGATGTCGTGTTGGCTTCAGTAGTCCACAACCATCGGAACTGAATTCCCTCCACTCCAGCCCCTGGGAATGCCGCAGGAAGGGCCTGGAGAAGAACTCAATTTATCTATTTAAACGTATTATAAAGCTAGAGCAGACACCCCCAActccccagccccctccccctcccttgtggtATAAATAGTTAGGCTTCTCTGTGTAACCTCTGAGAAATGTAAACATTCAAGACAAGCAACTGAAGAGCTCAGACAGAAAACATTAAAACTGCACTGATCTGTCCTGGAACTCTTATCTTTTGGGATCCAGGGGTGAAAAGGGGGCCCTTGCCAGTCAGATGAACCAGATTTGAGATAGTTGAGCTTCTGCACATACCTTCCTCGgggaccagtgtgtgtgtgtgtatgtgtgtgtatacatgtgtaTGAGGCATGTAGAACCACTTACTGCATTAAATTAGAAGATTGCTGCAGTGAACTGGCAGTGGGGTCAGTATAAAAAAGCAAGGGATGCtatcttttgggggggaagggggctaAGAGGGCTCTCTATCCCAGATCCCTTTGGGTGGGTCATATTTGAAGGAGGAACAGGGTGTAACCCGTTTGGGGTGGGGATGGGAACCGAGCAAGGAGAACTGCTGACTTCTCCTTGGGGGTCCTGGACCTTTTCATGGCATCCCAGCAGCACAGAGGGAGCTTTGGGGGGATTTTCCTTCTGGGAACAACTTTTTTTAACAACTATGTAGCTCAGCTGGAGGTCAGTTTTACAGTCTTGCAAAAGCTGCACCCAATGGCGTTTCTGGCCATTTGAATCTTTctttgtccgggggggggggggagggcggttGGGCGAaaggcggggggggaggggatgactTGAAAGGCTTTGCCCAGAGCCTGTGAGATGGAAGCTGGCCCCTCCCTTTCCTGAGAGCCAAGAGGGCCTCCGCTTTGGTGGCTTTTCTTTTCCCCGTCTTCTTTGTAGGCTTCCTTTCTGCAGGCTCCATTGTCACTTTCCCATCCTCTCCCGAAACTCTTCCTCTTCTGCCTATTCTCCACCTCTCTTGCCCCAGCCCCATTTTGTCTGTGCTGCACCTCCCTTCTTGCTTCAGCCTTCCTTCAGCTCAATTCTGAATGTTTTTGGGGACACCTGGATCCCCCTGTGAGAGTCAGGCTGATTGGGCTGAGGAGAGCTCCTGGCCCCTCGTTCTTTGCTGCTTTTGTTCCCGGGACTGGAGAGGCTCATCTCTGGTATAAAGCAGggctggtctctctctctctctctctcaaaggaAACGGCTTGTGAGCCCTGCAGATTGGACGCTTCCTTTGGTCCCAGCAGACAGAATCCTCCTTTCTGGCAACAGCATTCCATTTGGGGGAGGAAGCTGTATTTTCACTCCAAGCATTCTGAAAGCAACAGGCAGCCTGGGTCTCATGGGAGCTGGAAATCCCAAGCCAAATGGCCGGTGGAGTTCTCTGTCTTCAGAGTGAGAGTTCCTGAGGAGACCTGCCTGTATGGGCAACTATAAGCAAGCATGGAGCCCAATCCAAGCCTTATCCACGGGGTTCCCACTTGCAGGATGCCCTCTGGCACTTCGAGCAAGACTTCAGCCTTACGAGCCCCTGCTTGCTCCTCTGCTTAAATCCTTGCTTGGGGTCTCTTAGTGTGCATTGAACAATAGTttatataaaatatgtatgtatacatacacacacatatatatatacacgcaAGCACACACAGAATAGACAGTATATATCTATGCACACTATaatctattatattttatattgttcGCTGCACACTGAGAGGTCTGAAGCAAGGATTTAAGCAGAGGAGCAACCAGGGGCTCATAACGCCGAAGTGTTGCATAGTGAACCACAGAAAATCCAATGAAAATTACATGTTACAGAAGGGAGGAGTTTTGATGGGAAACAATCCATGACCTTCCACTCAACCAGAGTTTAAGGCTGACCTTCCGCCCTGTGTCTAGCAAACGGGTTTCCATGGTCAGCCAAGGGTCCTCGGCTTGGCCTTCCACCTGGGGACAGGTTCTCCCCTGCTGGTGCCCTCCGGGGCAGAATCCCAACACTCTGTGGAGGAGACAGGGCGACATTCCTGCAGCTTTTGGGAAGAGTTCCTACCCTGTCCCTTGCCAGGGGTCCGTATGACTATGGCTGGGAGGGGCACTTTCCTTTTGAGATCACAGGAATCGCTAAGAAAGAGATTTCTCAGTTCATCACTATAAACACAAAGGTAACAAATCATCCCATAAAAATGAATTTGGCTTACTTAAATTTATtttctatggctgcccatctcaagtGAGTGGGTGatgaacaaaattaaaatcaattaaaagtAGTCCCAAAcaagaatataaaaattaaaatatgtagcaGCTGAGGTGTCAAACACTACTGAAAGAGGGGCTCCTTCGGACAACTGGGGTCCCATGTCCAGATACAAAACAAAGTTCTTGGTGCTTTGCTTTTCTATTGTTAAAATATGCCTTGTTGGGTTCTAGACAAAATTTGGGAGGGAAATACACTTGTACTGTATCCAGGGCAGATTTCCCAatatattcaatttttttaaaaaataaatgtgctCTTTTGCCAAGAGCTCAGAATTCCCTCATTCTATTTATCCGTTGCAACATCCTTTAGGTCGGGCGTGAGAAATTTATCCAAGAATGTATCCATAGGCTAGGTTTTAAACTGGGCTCCTGTGGACAAGTTCAATGCAAATGATAAGCACCAGAATGGGGAGTTGGGTGGGCAAAATGGCAGCACTTTTGAAAGCATCATCTCAAGAACAGCATACATGTAATGAAACCACTGTTGCAGAACAAGGCAGCTTCTGTCAACAAGAAAGGTATCTTTTCCTGGATTTTAATTCTACTGATCCCTAAAGAGTTCAGGTAGCACAtctgtttccccccttttttttcattttcacaatTGGGGAGTAGATTGTGTCTCCCATGGGAGGGGGCTTGGCCCAAACTGATGCCAAGACCAAG from Thamnophis elegans isolate rThaEle1 chromosome 14, rThaEle1.pri, whole genome shotgun sequence includes:
- the ZNF319 gene encoding zinc finger protein 319, producing MSGLLWSDVSQSMSETWSQQPPPPQQAPHHVATATLPEHPIPPSAVTENPLGCAVYGILLQPEPSGLQHPSISASGGGEASPKCGICGHDLSHLSNPQEHQCLQGGHDRSFQCTQCMKIFHQATDLLEHQCLQVEQKPFVCGVCKMGFSLLTSLAQHHSVHNGNTAVKCSICEKTYKAAAAAVAAPEEPAPPQQPAALNRTPAEKPYSCSICQKPFKHLSELSRHERVHTGEKPYKCSLCDKSFSQSSHLVHHKRTHSAERPYKCTVCEKAFKHRSHLVRHMYAHSGEAHLFRCNVCELHFKESSELLQHPCTPSGERPFRCAACHKAFRRPSDLRQHERTHSTERPFQCDLCQMSFKQQYALMRHRRTHKAVAPASSSEQEAAPLPFKCSLCEKGFVQPAHLLYHQHVHGIENLFKCNACQKGFSQSSELLRHRCVQSAERPFKCTACSKAYKRASALQKHQLASHCAEKPLRCTLCERRFFSSSEFVQHRCDPARERPLKCPDCQKRFKYASDLQRHRRVHTGEKPYKCPSCEKAFKQREHLNKHHGVHTREQHYKCMWCGERFLDLGLLQEHSAQHTSTEGTYTVAPCLP